The proteins below come from a single Parageobacillus thermoglucosidasius genomic window:
- a CDS encoding colicin → MYNKGAIGIIPKEIRDKLVGKRFNSFDDFRKEFWKCVANSSYAKEFRSRNIARMLEGNAPIAPKAEHYGKLKSYILHHKQPIEKGGEVYNLDNLIITSPRMHQIILDPVYHFGKKG, encoded by the coding sequence ATGTACAATAAAGGTGCCATTGGAATTATTCCAAAAGAGATTCGAGATAAACTTGTTGGAAAAAGATTTAATTCTTTTGATGACTTTAGAAAAGAGTTTTGGAAATGCGTTGCAAATTCGAGTTATGCAAAAGAATTTAGGAGTAGAAATATCGCACGAATGTTAGAAGGAAACGCACCTATTGCTCCAAAGGCTGAACATTACGGCAAGCTTAAATCATATATACTTCACCATAAACAGCCTATTGAGAAAGGTGGAGAAGTTTATAATCTTGACAATCTGATTATTACATCACCTAGAATGCACCAAATAATTTTAGACCCTGTATACCACTTTGGTAAAAAAGGTTGA
- the essA gene encoding type VII secretion protein EssA has product MKGRRRLMMFCFPFLCSVLAAMGMTVYAESDEWPEIEPNQYQRQDIELRTDYLHEESLLDEKRDLPEVQTSLTFQRPASSFFERTKAQLFLSGEKETNTIAVKAEKLRLFANTSTQSVPSRQPLDETEQISSSFLPWLFGFFIFGFLIVIFTVIVPRMKKFVP; this is encoded by the coding sequence ATGAAGGGTAGAAGACGTCTTATGATGTTCTGTTTCCCCTTTCTCTGCTCTGTATTGGCTGCGATGGGAATGACGGTTTACGCGGAATCGGATGAGTGGCCGGAAATTGAACCAAATCAATATCAGCGGCAGGACATCGAATTGCGCACCGATTATCTTCATGAAGAGTCGCTGCTTGACGAAAAGAGAGATTTGCCAGAGGTGCAAACATCGCTGACATTTCAAAGACCGGCCTCTTCTTTCTTTGAGCGAACAAAAGCGCAGTTGTTTTTATCGGGAGAAAAAGAAACGAATACGATTGCCGTCAAAGCGGAAAAGCTGCGATTGTTTGCTAACACTTCAACACAATCGGTTCCGTCTCGCCAGCCATTGGACGAGACGGAACAAATATCATCATCGTTTCTGCCATGGCTGTTCGGCTTTTTCATTTTCGGATTTCTTATTGTCATCTTCACGGTAATCGTTCCACGCATGAAAAAGTTTGTTCCGTAA
- a CDS encoding bacteriocin immunity protein, producing the protein MENKLSKEELIELVKKICDPKLSDEEVSEYIDILEKNVPHPAPSDLIFWNDEELSPEEIVEIALNYKDRN; encoded by the coding sequence ATGGAAAATAAACTATCTAAAGAGGAATTGATTGAACTTGTAAAAAAAATATGCGATCCTAAATTATCTGATGAAGAGGTAAGTGAATATATTGATATTTTGGAAAAAAATGTTCCGCATCCAGCTCCAAGTGACCTAATTTTTTGGAATGATGAAGAATTATCACCAGAGGAAATAGTAGAAATAGCTTTAAATTATAAAGATCGTAATTAA
- a CDS encoding polymorphic toxin type 15 domain-containing protein, protein MGNKKINSSIGSQWKSRIKDLDTNIRDIAKTMTQEERESTFLNIKLKISN, encoded by the coding sequence ATGGGAAATAAGAAAATAAACTCATCAATTGGTTCTCAATGGAAATCTAGGATTAAAGATTTAGATACAAACATTAGAGATATTGCGAAAACAATGACTCAAGAAGAAAGAGAATCGACCTTTTTAAATATTAAATTAAAAATATCAAACTAA
- a CDS encoding pre-toxin TG domain-containing protein — protein sequence MTTIRVKPEELETVAKHVPDAEDACRRARTSLSWELPSLVMEIPGIGSAVIHELTDELLHWLRRYEEKLNEAEELLYRTAAAIRQADQTLADNIKEFGLELSGWYDVQRLFGEYDPITGERISGWDRLFAGGMLLLSVIPPAKGAGVAGKAAVKGAKAAGIAADVSKLISKTRNVLNVDKIKGALQTIYHQVIKGPITETIRSFKKQWEQLLENVGSVLMGPQPALAGIGPTRGVWVSRAEKEVKETTMNIIGKTGDEVVGKGKGKINGNIKNIDKLKQVLRDSKRVGDRLETILDDGSKVIFRRDVGEHAHPIGKKYRQPVDHYNVEIHVPTKSGRWKQKENFHIIIDNNGKVIEILD from the coding sequence ATGACGACGATTCGAGTCAAGCCGGAAGAGCTGGAAACCGTAGCGAAGCATGTCCCCGATGCAGAAGACGCCTGCCGGCGTGCGCGAACCTCACTTTCCTGGGAACTGCCCTCTTTAGTGATGGAGATTCCGGGCATCGGCTCTGCCGTCATCCATGAGCTTACAGACGAACTGCTTCATTGGCTCCGGCGCTATGAAGAAAAGCTGAATGAAGCGGAGGAACTGCTGTACCGGACAGCCGCGGCCATCAGACAGGCAGACCAAACGCTTGCCGATAACATAAAAGAATTTGGTCTGGAGCTTAGTGGCTGGTATGATGTGCAGCGATTGTTTGGAGAATACGACCCAATCACCGGAGAACGGATTTCAGGATGGGACCGCCTGTTTGCGGGAGGAATGTTATTGTTGTCGGTCATTCCTCCAGCTAAAGGAGCAGGCGTTGCCGGTAAAGCAGCGGTGAAAGGAGCGAAAGCGGCCGGGATAGCAGCGGATGTTTCGAAATTGATTTCGAAAACGAGAAACGTCCTGAATGTTGATAAAATCAAAGGGGCTTTACAAACGATCTATCACCAAGTCATCAAAGGGCCAATCACCGAAACAATCCGTTCGTTCAAGAAGCAATGGGAGCAACTTCTCGAAAATGTTGGCTCTGTCCTGATGGGACCACAGCCGGCCTTGGCAGGAATCGGTCCGACCCGCGGTGTGTGGGTGAGCAGAGCCGAAAAAGAAGTAAAAGAAACGACGATGAACATAATTGGTAAAACTGGGGATGAGGTGGTTGGTAAGGGTAAGGGAAAAATTAATGGTAATATTAAAAACATTGATAAATTAAAACAGGTTCTACGTGACTCGAAAAGAGTAGGGGATAGATTAGAAACTATATTAGATGATGGTAGTAAAGTTATTTTCCGAAGGGATGTTGGAGAGCATGCACATCCTATCGGTAAGAAATATCGACAACCTGTCGACCATTATAACGTGGAAATACATGTTCCGACTAAAAGTGGTAGATGGAAACAAAAAGAGAATTTCCATATTATCATTGATAATAATGGTAAAGTAATAGAAATATTAGACTAA
- the esaA gene encoding type VII secretion protein EsaA, with product MTEKWKIVKLIAKIVFIVALPVLFFTFIGHNPMKVTERTTNRIAVVNEDVGADYNKKTYEFGKEIVPALDDDSDYQWSVVNRSQAEKGLADGQYDAVVYLPSDFSRNILTFNEKKPLKATIQYKIQPNLEAKNREQVQRELEAAKNTINQKMSTLYWSYVGQAVEDIRKKFSAILEKEIAFQKTMYDFYTPSSAKLTKEIESQKKMLEQLLSSSKNAESSSNDTLKGLEQAEAEIASFIEDIQMYKEYQQRQHDIIQQGIRQYETMISGGLRSVVERPWNVRPELELSSQTLLQSVSKLRNMVTDSHTALTSLYNQLENSNVYERLLESQKDLIRQYQQQTDAKILDEVQQKLIPLRQRLQSATAPSAPNEQPGPGELPQPSGNGQWLDRLEQQLASLKTELRTAKPQLPQETKEGQDASGSWGDIDNAINQLEVEMQKAKEAWQKQLAFEQQWQEKYAQLAKQLAALANNDSGQSEETVVQQIVEKEQAILQSPSLSEERKQQLSAQFQPAIQSRNMNDLLAYFYWLSVFEDTLKRMENFDEALVDQLILNWKEKADIFQTLLNIHSGIYQLQDGSATSLHGAEAVENNVHSFVEVTFEYDKNVEKMQAELMGQLQSLNDAANEVTAQLQQTMDEEGTIQSTVGADNGEFVIAIQQNTLQDITQISDLVTSIAEGQDRIIDYTNEMHEKVASVQGRADELNNKWATNVNTTKQIKNDVYRLLDNTMVDKQTNGYVYDYLTNPVQVSGDIPKEKATYTPPVVMLVIVLLCGMLIGFFLHYYSSVPLMLQLALLIIMNLLVGFIISTYGLRIYPMQEVQALKWSIFTIILLFFCSAIVRLAFFIGPFTGWVLGVGLILFFITPLLDLVLPNFSFDHPISETYMSIQYGDQQAFYPAVITLGVVTVLMSAVPFLKQRLDALQKEAETYEG from the coding sequence ATGACGGAAAAATGGAAAATCGTCAAGTTGATTGCGAAAATTGTGTTTATTGTTGCTCTTCCTGTACTGTTCTTTACGTTCATTGGCCATAACCCGATGAAGGTAACAGAACGGACGACGAACCGAATCGCGGTAGTTAATGAAGATGTAGGAGCTGATTATAATAAAAAAACATACGAATTCGGCAAAGAAATTGTACCAGCTCTTGATGACGATTCTGATTATCAGTGGTCTGTCGTCAATCGCAGCCAAGCGGAAAAAGGGCTGGCGGACGGCCAATATGACGCTGTTGTGTATTTGCCATCCGATTTTTCGAGAAACATTTTGACCTTTAATGAGAAAAAGCCGCTTAAGGCAACCATCCAATATAAAATCCAGCCAAATCTTGAGGCGAAAAATCGGGAGCAGGTACAGAGAGAACTAGAAGCGGCGAAAAATACGATCAACCAAAAAATGTCTACGCTGTATTGGAGTTATGTCGGCCAAGCGGTAGAAGATATTCGCAAAAAATTTAGCGCTATTTTGGAAAAAGAAATCGCTTTTCAAAAGACGATGTACGATTTTTACACTCCCAGCTCTGCCAAATTAACAAAAGAGATCGAGAGCCAAAAGAAGATGCTTGAACAACTGCTTTCATCTTCGAAAAATGCCGAAAGCTCCTCCAATGACACGTTGAAAGGTTTGGAGCAGGCGGAAGCAGAAATTGCTTCGTTTATCGAAGATATTCAGATGTATAAAGAGTATCAGCAACGGCAGCATGACATCATTCAACAAGGAATTCGGCAGTATGAAACGATGATAAGCGGGGGATTGCGTTCCGTCGTAGAACGGCCATGGAATGTCAGACCGGAGTTGGAATTAAGCAGCCAAACCTTGCTGCAATCTGTGTCTAAATTGCGCAATATGGTTACGGACAGCCATACGGCGCTGACAAGTCTCTATAACCAGCTGGAAAATTCAAATGTTTATGAACGGCTCTTGGAGTCGCAAAAAGACCTCATCCGTCAATATCAGCAACAAACAGATGCAAAGATATTGGACGAAGTGCAGCAAAAACTTATTCCGCTCCGTCAGCGGCTGCAATCTGCCACCGCTCCGTCAGCACCGAATGAACAGCCGGGGCCGGGAGAGCTGCCACAGCCATCAGGGAACGGGCAGTGGCTGGATAGGCTCGAGCAGCAGCTGGCATCTTTAAAGACCGAGTTGCGAACGGCGAAACCGCAACTCCCGCAAGAGACGAAGGAAGGGCAAGATGCATCGGGAAGCTGGGGGGATATTGACAATGCCATAAATCAGCTGGAAGTGGAAATGCAAAAAGCAAAAGAAGCATGGCAAAAGCAGTTAGCCTTCGAGCAGCAATGGCAAGAAAAATACGCGCAATTGGCAAAACAGTTGGCCGCGCTAGCGAATAATGACAGCGGACAATCGGAAGAAACAGTGGTGCAACAAATTGTCGAAAAAGAACAAGCGATTCTTCAGTCTCCGTCGTTATCCGAAGAGCGAAAACAACAATTATCAGCACAATTTCAGCCGGCTATTCAAAGCAGAAACATGAATGATCTCCTCGCATATTTCTATTGGTTATCGGTTTTTGAAGATACGTTAAAGCGAATGGAGAATTTTGATGAAGCACTTGTGGATCAGCTGATTTTAAATTGGAAGGAAAAAGCAGATATTTTCCAAACTTTATTGAATATTCATAGCGGAATTTATCAGCTGCAGGATGGCTCGGCCACTTCTTTGCACGGCGCAGAAGCGGTCGAAAACAACGTCCATTCTTTTGTGGAAGTAACATTCGAGTATGATAAAAATGTGGAAAAAATGCAAGCAGAGCTGATGGGACAATTGCAATCACTAAACGATGCCGCGAATGAAGTAACGGCACAGCTCCAGCAAACCATGGATGAAGAAGGAACCATACAATCAACGGTGGGAGCCGACAATGGTGAATTTGTTATTGCCATCCAGCAAAATACGCTGCAAGATATCACACAAATTTCTGATTTAGTCACTTCCATTGCCGAAGGGCAAGACCGGATTATCGATTACACCAATGAGATGCATGAAAAAGTGGCATCGGTCCAAGGACGGGCGGATGAGTTAAACAACAAATGGGCAACTAATGTCAATACAACCAAACAAATTAAAAACGATGTTTATCGTCTGTTAGACAATACGATGGTTGACAAACAAACCAACGGATATGTGTATGATTATTTAACCAATCCGGTACAAGTAAGCGGAGATATTCCGAAAGAGAAAGCAACGTACACGCCGCCTGTCGTGATGCTTGTCATTGTTTTGCTCTGCGGCATGCTCATCGGGTTTTTCCTGCATTATTATTCTTCCGTGCCGCTTATGCTGCAGCTGGCATTGCTGATCATAATGAACTTGCTTGTTGGTTTCATCATCAGCACATATGGATTGCGAATTTATCCGATGCAAGAGGTGCAGGCGCTTAAATGGAGCATTTTTACCATTATCTTATTATTTTTCTGTTCCGCCATTGTTCGCTTGGCCTTTTTCATCGGACCGTTTACCGGCTGGGTGCTCGGAGTCGGCTTAATCCTGTTTTTCATTACTCCATTACTCGACTTAGTATTGCCTAACTTTAGCTTTGATCATCCGATATCAGAAACATATATGTCGATTCAATATGGAGACCAGCAAGCATTTTATCCAGCTGTCATTACGTTAGGAGTTGTTACCGTGCTTATGTCCGCTGTTCCGTTTTTGAAGCAGCGCCTGGACGCTCTGCAGAAGGAGGCGGAAACATATGAAGGGTAG